A stretch of the Tachysurus fulvidraco isolate hzauxx_2018 chromosome 18, HZAU_PFXX_2.0, whole genome shotgun sequence genome encodes the following:
- the trappc5 gene encoding trafficking protein particle complex subunit 5: protein MENRFTKGKSAILERPLARAKTEVSVSAFALLFSEMVQYCQSRVYSVAELQGRLADMGQGVGSSLLDVLVIREKNSKRETKVLNILLFIKVNVWKALFGKEADKLEQANDDDKTYYIIEKEPLINAYISVPKENSTLNCAAFTGGIVEAILTHSGFPAKVTVHWHKGTTLMIKFDEAVIARDKTLDGR, encoded by the exons atggaAAATCGCTTCACCAAAGGCAAGTCCGCCATCCTGGAGCGCCCGCTCGCCCGAGCCAAGACGGAGGTGAGCGTGAGTGCGTTTGCACTGCTCTTCTCAGAGATGGTGCAGTACTGCCAGAGCCGTGTGTACTCCGTGGCAGAGCTGCAGGGCCGACTCGCCGATATGGGCCAAGGTGTAGGGTCCAGCCTGCTGGACGTCCTCGTGATCAGGGAGAAAAATAGCAAACGGGAGACCAAAGTGCTAAATATCCTGCTGTTTATCAAg GTAAATGTATGGAAGGCCCTGTTTGGGAAGGAAGCAGATAAACTGGAGCAGGCCAACGACGACGACAAGACCTACTACATCATCGAGAAAGAGCCTCTGATTAACGCGTACATCTCTGTGCCGAAAGAGAACAGCACGCTGAACTGTGCAGCCTTCACAGGCGGCATCGTGGAGGCCATTTTGACCCACAGTGGATTTCCAGCCAAAGTCACAGTGCACTGGCATAAAGGAACCACGCTGATGATTAAGTTCGATGAAGCCGTCATTGCTCGTGACAAGACTCTGGATGGTAGATAA
- the serhl gene encoding serine hydrolase-like protein isoform X2: MSVSEFFAVPVTEFRMPVPWGEMRGRVWGPEHGRPVLCIHGWSDNSGSFNNLIPLLPADWRCVAVDLPGHGLSSHRPAGVLYTFPTYVADVRRVIEALQWKRFSIIGHSMGGNISGMLCTLYPDMVEALVLLDSYGFLPVDVKRMGRIMRRGIEETLEYEKKLQERKERIYTYEKAKERLKAANQYLSDKSIEILLERGAQEVDGGVVFTRDVRINLTNIIRNTLEQSLEMQSQITAKVLVLRASHGLQKTFPQPEEIAVPLLKGWSGERNTIVTVEGDHHVHLNNPERVAPIITDFLLSQTSQQMAKESGVDHSAKL, encoded by the exons ATGAGTGTATCTGAGTTTTTTGCAGTGCCGGTGACGGAGTTCAGGATGCCGGTGCCCTGGGGTGAGATGAGAGGCCGAGTCTGGGGACCTGAACACGGTCGTCCTGTGCTCTGCATTCACGGCTGGTCCGACAACAGCGGCTCCTTTAACAATCTCATCCCACTGCTGCCAGCTG aTTGGAGGTGTGTGGCAGTAGATTTACCTGGTCATGGCTTGTCCTCTCACAGACCTGCAGGGGTTTTATACACGTTTCCTACCTATGTTGCAGACGTTCGACGCGTCATTGAAG CTCTGCAGTGGAAACGCTTCTCTATAATCGGACACAGTATGG GTGGAAATATCAGTGGAATG TTGTGTACGCTGTATCCAGATATGGTGGAGGCGTTAGTGCTCCTGGACTCCTATGGATTTCTTCCAGTAGATGTG AAACGAATGGGCAGGATTATGCGCAGAGGGATTGAGGAAACGTTGGAGTATGAAAAGAAATTgcaggagagaaaagaaaggatcTACACCTATGAGAAGGCCAAAGAGAG ACTGAAAGCAGCGAATCAATATCTCTCAGACAAGTCAATAGAGATTCTTCTAGAGCGAGGAGCCCAGGAGGTGGATGGAG GTGTGGTGTTCACCAGAGACGTCAGAATAAACCTG ACTAACATCATTCGGAATACACTGGAGCAGTCTCTAGAGATGCAGTCACAGATAACCGCTAAAGTGTTAGTGCTGCG AGCGAGTCATGGTTTACAGAAGACTTTCCCCCAACCTGAGGAGATAGCGGTTCCTTTACTAAAGGGCTGGTCAGGAGAAAGA AACACCATTGTGACAGTGGAAGGAGATCATCATGTGCATCTAAACAACCCCGAGCGTGTAGCACCCATCATCACTGACTTCCTGCTTTCCCAGACGTCTCAACAGATGGCTAAGGAATCTGGCGTCGATCACTCTGCTAAATTATAA
- the serhl gene encoding serine hydrolase-like protein isoform X1 has protein sequence MLQSLKNVRQFAMSAMKQSVPVTEFRMPVPWGEMRGRVWGPEHGRPVLCIHGWSDNSGSFNNLIPLLPADWRCVAVDLPGHGLSSHRPAGVLYTFPTYVADVRRVIEALQWKRFSIIGHSMGGNISGMLCTLYPDMVEALVLLDSYGFLPVDVKRMGRIMRRGIEETLEYEKKLQERKERIYTYEKAKERLKAANQYLSDKSIEILLERGAQEVDGGVVFTRDVRINLTNIIRNTLEQSLEMQSQITAKVLVLRASHGLQKTFPQPEEIAVPLLKGWSGERNTIVTVEGDHHVHLNNPERVAPIITDFLLSQTSQQMAKESGVDHSAKL, from the exons aTGCTTCAGTCACTGAAAAATGTCAGACAGTTTGCCATGTCAGCAATGAAACAATCAG TGCCGGTGACGGAGTTCAGGATGCCGGTGCCCTGGGGTGAGATGAGAGGCCGAGTCTGGGGACCTGAACACGGTCGTCCTGTGCTCTGCATTCACGGCTGGTCCGACAACAGCGGCTCCTTTAACAATCTCATCCCACTGCTGCCAGCTG aTTGGAGGTGTGTGGCAGTAGATTTACCTGGTCATGGCTTGTCCTCTCACAGACCTGCAGGGGTTTTATACACGTTTCCTACCTATGTTGCAGACGTTCGACGCGTCATTGAAG CTCTGCAGTGGAAACGCTTCTCTATAATCGGACACAGTATGG GTGGAAATATCAGTGGAATG TTGTGTACGCTGTATCCAGATATGGTGGAGGCGTTAGTGCTCCTGGACTCCTATGGATTTCTTCCAGTAGATGTG AAACGAATGGGCAGGATTATGCGCAGAGGGATTGAGGAAACGTTGGAGTATGAAAAGAAATTgcaggagagaaaagaaaggatcTACACCTATGAGAAGGCCAAAGAGAG ACTGAAAGCAGCGAATCAATATCTCTCAGACAAGTCAATAGAGATTCTTCTAGAGCGAGGAGCCCAGGAGGTGGATGGAG GTGTGGTGTTCACCAGAGACGTCAGAATAAACCTG ACTAACATCATTCGGAATACACTGGAGCAGTCTCTAGAGATGCAGTCACAGATAACCGCTAAAGTGTTAGTGCTGCG AGCGAGTCATGGTTTACAGAAGACTTTCCCCCAACCTGAGGAGATAGCGGTTCCTTTACTAAAGGGCTGGTCAGGAGAAAGA AACACCATTGTGACAGTGGAAGGAGATCATCATGTGCATCTAAACAACCCCGAGCGTGTAGCACCCATCATCACTGACTTCCTGCTTTCCCAGACGTCTCAACAGATGGCTAAGGAATCTGGCGTCGATCACTCTGCTAAATTATAA